The Oreochromis niloticus isolate F11D_XX linkage group LG4, O_niloticus_UMD_NMBU, whole genome shotgun sequence DNA segment TTTCTTCCTTGGACCGTCCTTTGTAAAGCCTGGAGATGGTTCTGTGGGAAAATGCCAGGAGATCAGCAGTTTTGttcttttgggggttttttttaaagactcatACCAGCCGTTTGGCACCAATAGCCACTTTCAAAGTCATTTCAGTCACATTTCTTCCCCACTCTGATGCCCggttgaacttcagcaggtcatcttgaccacgTCTATAGGCAGCCATTcgactggctgattagatatttgtgtcaACGAGCAACTGAACAGGTGTCCCTAACAAAATAGCCAGTGAGTGTAGGTGCTCGCCTATCAGCTAATAAGATTAGCTTTGCAACATGCTCCATGAAAAtcttttttccctgttttctcTATTTCTTAGTATACATATTATTTTAATCAAGATGAATGTGACACTTTTGTTGCCATTGCATTGATTAtcaacatcatgacatcattTTGTAATAGTTATTTATCTACGCTGTAGCCTGAACAACTGGTGCTTCAGGTTTTCAGCTGCCATACAAGgagaaacaaaacagtgaaatgtcaGTTTTTAACTGAAGATAACTGTTGCAATTGCAGGTGCATTTATTTGTTTGCAACACAGAAGAAGACATAGAGGCGGCATTTGAAGTAGGAGCCACTGGAGTAATGAGCGACTATCCAACTCTTCTGTCCAGCTACTTCTGCAAAAACAGAAGTCAGGACTGAATCCAAACACACCATCACATGATGGCAACAATGACACTGATAAAAACGGCTATTGCAACATTTGTTGAAGAATCTTTGGTCTACATAATAATCACCGTGCAGTGGGAACACAACTATCATTAATCTCTTTGGTGCTGACCTTTAATCGCTGCTGACAGAATGACTTGTTTGTCGTGGGATCATTTCTACAGCCTCCACCCACAAACAAACCACGGCATTGATTTGGTCTGCAGCACATCTAACGAGTGAATCTTTAACTAGCTGGACTGTGTcatctgattaaatgtgacTTTATTTTGAATGTCTCTAATGTTACTTTCTGCCACTTTTAAGATAGGACTTGAGAAATAAATGGTTATGAATAAATCACTTGCATTTTGATTTTTATATTCTTTTGGGCCATTAGAAGATTAGAAGGTAATTACTGGCAATACAAACATGAATACAGTACAGTGTGTTACGGAGCTATCTGCATAGTGCAAATCTCTTTGACTGATTTTTTTGACCTAAAAGAGACTGTAGAGAGTGTACACATGCTGTAAACCTCACCTGTGTCCTTGTTTTCCCAAGCAACTATGGTCAAAGTCCATCCACCCTGCTATGATAATAATCAACCAGTTTGTTGGTGAAACAAAGACTGTATTTTTCTGTGTAGACTGGCGATGAGCAAGTTAATGGGATATACCTGGAtttatgcaaaaaaataataacagtagGCACCGAGAGCAAAGTAGCAATAAAATAAGAAGATGTCTTAGTAATATTGAGACACTTGAGACAATTTTCCATGCAGttcaactcagttttatttatatagcatcaaatcacaacgaAAGCTGCTTCAAGGAACTTTACATGTAAGGTAGagaccctacaacaatacaGAGAAAGCCATAACAATCAAACAGCCCAGTATGAGCAAGCAGTTggtgagagtgggaaggaaaaactcagttttaacaggaaaaacccCCCAAAGAGAACCAGACTCAAGGAGGGGCAGTCATCCACCATGGCTCGTTGGACGTGATGGTAGGGAGACTAAAACACTGTGCACTTTGCACTTTTCTAAACTCTGGCTTTAACCCAGTGTGAAGGGAAGGCCTTTTATTATAGTGAGAAGAAGCTTAGCCATTTTAACGCCATAATCATCAGGGAAAGCTACAAGTCAACAAGTTGCACACTTTGCAGATTTTGGAAACtgtgagaaagaaaatgaagttCCAGTATATTCTGAATAATAGGGTGTAAAGTGATAACACAATATATGtgttataattaaataaaattgccGAACTTTTCAGATGTGGCAAAAGAAAGCTATGCAAATCTATGGATAGATTCAAACTGAAGGCCCCAAAATGCAGAAATCACAGTGAAAGTACATAAAGACTTTCCATATGCATGACTATAACAACAAACTTCAGTTTCCTTTTATCTTTACTGTATTTGCTTAGCAAGACAGTTTGAAATATTGTTTAATTAGCCTGTACGTGCCtagtttattgtttgtttgtttttatttttaattcatcaTTGCTGACATGTCCCACTTTCTCCCACACAGATACCACGTATGCCCTACATTTAGTTCGTTGGGATCTGCTCACCCTAGGCCTAGGTCTTTGATCAACATTTAATGTTACATGTTGTTGTACCACAAAGCAAGGAAACTGCAGGAATTCTAACCAAACTTTTCAAAACTAAACCAGAGATCAATGTGAGATATTATGGACCGCCTGCCTGTGTGtcataaaaatacacacacacacacacacacacacacacacacacagaagaaaggcaaacacacagcaaaggACATGCAAAGGAGCAGTCAAGAAACCGCAACAAATAAAACCCTTCCCTCAGGCTCATATTCCAAGAATTCCTGGAAACTGTCACAGTAGCAGGTTAGCATGTTGTTCTTGCTCTTATTGGTCTGATCTCTACAGAAGCACTATGCTTGttttttgaaattatttttaatcccAGTCCAACAGGCCGGAGATGATAACACACTTTCAGCATTTATGAAACGCTACCAAACAGCAACCAAACCGATAGCCATAAAAGGCCCCGGTAAGGTGGAATCTGATTGGTTGACCCACATTCTCACGTCACTCGGAGGCTCTGATTGGTCAGCGGGGATTTGTTTTGCACTACCCAGACTTCCTCTTATGCGTGTTTTCATAAACAAATCGCATTTTTCCTCCCGCCGAGGTCGCTGCTTTCGCTCCTTGTCAGCCTGCCAGCTTTGTCGGCGTCCAGCTCCACTTTTAAAGAAGGTCGTTGCGGAACTTTGAGCGCTGGTTCTggttcaaaaaaacaaaagagagacGCGGGTAAACGGGCTCCGCTTCAACAGCCAGGGCTGTCTGTCCTTTTTTGTGTGTCCGAACCGCCAGCGCGTGGTCGATCGTTTCTCACCAAACTGActgtttttctgccttttaCCTGAAGTTTTTCAGCTGCTGGTCACACCAGTCCGCTGTCTAGACTGTGAGGAGCTTCGGTGTTTTTAGGTGAGTGGACGGACGCCGAGAAATGTCCTGCAATGCGCATCTgcgctgctgccgctgctgttGTGTGTTGACAGTGCGGAGCTAGCGGGCTAGCTAACACACAAAGCTAGGTCAAACGGAGCTAGTGGCCCGGTTTACTCCTGCAGCTGGCGGATGCACCATCAGTCCGTTTAGGGGCTCAGATGGTTCACTGGCAGACGGACAGTGCCTGTACAGTCCTTGAATTTGGGTTAACTGCTGCATTTATCTAAGCAAGGGTTATTTGTGCCAACTGTTAGAAACCAGGAAGCAAGCTGCCTGCTTAACTAACCTGTTATGTTTGACTGGTCTCAGCTAATAATGCATCCATACCTTGTAAAGTCACCCTCTGCCATTATACATTTAATCATTGACAAGAAGATGCATGATTGAAGCTGACAAAGAGTCCAACCCAGGTAGCGTCATTAAGGATGAATGACCTTAAAACCTTGCTATTAGATAGCTCAAACTGTTAGTTACAAACTCCAAATTGTTAAATACTAATGCAAAGGCTTGAGGGAGTAAGTCACACCTTTATGGTGCTGACTTTCAATTTTCACTTGGTGTGTCAGTATAACAGAAGGACTTTGGTCATAGATTTTTCTGGACCACATCTGATCAGGTGATTAACAGATTTTCTCTGGGTCCAGCCTCACTGCAGTTTGACAGTGctcagttttagtttagttttctttgtGGTTATTATAATACTGGGGCTACTTATCAGGGGCCTGGTTTACGAGATTACAGTAGTAGCACTTTGTGAAGGCCGTTCAAAGTCATGTAGGCATCCTAAGTCTCAATACAAAAAACCTCATCAGGCTGGTTGTGTTGACAATGGGCTTTTTATAAGATAGACTTTTACCCCCAAGTGAAAAAAATCACGTTAATACATTATTATAGCAGCAAAATGAATAGAACAGGAACAAAATAAGTAGATTCAGCATTATAACCTCTATTAATAATGCTCTACAACAATAGAGAAAAATGTGCACTATATATATAGGAATATATATGGCATGGGATATTGCATAGTGCAGTGGTTAACAGCAAGATGGAATGTAGACTATTGCACACAGTCTGGTTAGGGTGAAGCTTTATAGTCTTGTGATGGGGCTATGGTTAATTCAAATGAAGAAGGAAATCATCCTGTTTATGGTTAGTCAGATGGAAGAACTGTGTGCCTAGATCATTAACCCATCGtacaaacaataataaaaaacttgtctctctctgtgtttttggtCCCGCTCAGACATGGTGAAGCTGACAAAAGCCAAGACGTTCCAGGCCTATCTGGACTCCTGCCACCGCCGTTACAGTTGTGTGCACTGTCGCGCCCATCTGGCCAATCATGACGATCTTATCTCCAAGGTCTGTATGCTGCCTGTCTTTGTTGTTGATAATCATGTCAGATGGCATGCACATTTGCTTCATGGTTATTTTAGAAAGTTGCATCTGAGACATATCAGAGTTGGATTTGCAGTCTGTTTCTAATTTATATTTTTCCTCCTTGTCTCCTAGTCTTTCCAAGGCAGCCAGGGCCGAGCCTACCTCTTCAACTCTGTGTAAGTATCAACTGTTAAAAAGCAGTTTGTCCTGTTTTAGGTTTCCAGTCTCACTTCTCCTGTAGACAGGAGAAGAGggaactgttgtttttttttcacatctcgTTTGTATTCACAACAACTTTAAAGCCACTTTgtgtaaaaatgttattttttcatgtaaataattttataAAAAGTCTATTTCTCGGTGAAAGCACATTCCTAGTATCGCGCTTGTTTAATCAAACCACACTGAACAGCAACTTGATTTGCTCTAGTTTGGATTTTGAAGGTGTGTGAGCTCACGTTCTTCCGGGGTTAGTGGGTCAGGAGTACACACTGTTCGCGTCTTAAATATTAACCTACCAGCTGTTTAAATCTTAATTTGTTCAGGTGAAGCCCTTTTTTGAATAGTAGGGTTTCATTAACATTTTCTCCTAAAGGAGGTTGTAGCTGTGCAGGAGAGGCTCTCCTTGAGTGATTACTGAGGAGAACAGTTTAATCACAATGCGTCCATGCTTTTGTCTTCAGGGTCAATGTCGGCTGTGGCCCTGCTGAGGAAAGACTGCTGCTCACGGGACTTCATGCAGTGGCCGACATCTACTGCGAAAACTGTCACACCACGTTGGGCTGGAAATATGTACGTATATCTCCAACAAATACAGTGCAGAATTATTTATCATTAAATCACTTAAAGGCATTTTGGTTTTTAATTCACTGAGACATCCACACATACTTTTCTGTTGCCATGAcaaatttttatatatataaaaattgtCAAAAAATTCATCtcagtgaaataaaaatagatatatatagatatagctCTTCTCCCACAAGTGTATGCTgtaatgtttttgcagaaaaatCAAATTGTATTATagttgaaataaatgaaaaggcCAAAAAGTTCATTGGAGTTTAAAGAGTATAATAAGGCTTCACACACAAATCACTTGGGACATTTTCGTAAGACGCAGAATgtgcacaaaaacagcaaagcaaTGATGTAATCAAGAACAACTGGAGTTTCCAGTGATTGTTATGTCAATGTCAATGTCTGCATTAACGCATgaactgcaaaaaaaaccccaatccGCTGTTTTGTCCCAAATACATCCAGCTCCGAGGggaccccccctccccccccaaaaaaagtaGTGTGATTGTAAAGAAATACATGAGAAAATGACCCAGTTTCTCTCTTGATTTATTACTTCTGTAAACTTTTCCCTGATGACTTTATGGTCTCTGTCACTGTTTTAAAGCCTTCATTAAGACAGCATGCTGTTCATTTAGTGAATTATTATCTCCATTAGGAGTAAACAGCAAAGTGGGGTATGTTTCGGGGTGTGGCTGCCCTCAGATTGACAAACTCccactgtttgtttgtctttctaaCAAGTCCCTTTCACCTTCCTCCTGCAGGAACAAGCCTTTGAACTGAGTCAGAAGTACAAGGAGGGGAAGTACATCATCGAGCTGTCCCACATGATAAAGGACAACGGTTGGGACTGAGAGGGAAATCTTCGTCTTTCGTCATGACTTTTTCACAAGTTGTGAAAACGGTTCCAGTGTAGCTTCTTCATCCCACGTTCGAGCCATCGCTGTGCCACACTTTCACTTCATACAGCTTTGCCAAGAATAGCATGTGATGCCTTATCTTTATCTGTTCTTCgtgttttgtttcgttttttttcAGCAACCACGACAACACATTTGCTGATAATGCTGTCCTAAGTGCTAGTTGTGCAGGAGGACATGGACTGAATGAGTGCGGGGTTTGCGTGTGAAAACTTGGAGATGTAGTCACACGGGGCACCAGCTGGTGTTACGTTTTGAGCACGCGTATTAGTGATTAAACCACTGAGACGGCCTCGCCCCGTGGTGGGCAGGCCCGTGCAAGTCAAATAATCTGATCTTCTTAAACACTGGATGCAGGTATTTGGGTTTTCCTTTTGACTTTAAGGTGCATATTTAGATGTAAATGACCCAAATTGAGTGAATTATTTAGGCTTGTTTAATCCAGAGATCCCTTCTTTTTTGATGTGAGGGTATGGGAACGCTTAGAGAAGCGAGATGGGCTTTTTTATGAGTTAATGTTTTTAAGATTAGTaaaactttttcatattttgcccAAAAAGCCCACAAAAGTCTTGTAATTCGTAACCTGGGGTAAGTCTTCCGCTTGAAGGTATACCTTTTAGTGTGTTCGGGTGAGAGTGTGTATGAGTGCAGTGTTTGCTCATAAGTCTTAAGCTGGATAGTGTTGAGAAGCATTAATCTGGAGTTGATTCACATTTAGATTTTCCACTGCACATTCGGGATATCTTCACTCTTAATGCGGATCCTTCATATGTTTGTGTATGACCTAACACTAAAGCAGCCCTTAGATTTCCTAGATTGTGCTAGAGCAGAGTGTGATTTGGGTAATGTAGCATATttatggtgattttttttttttttaatgtctgcttcttttattaaagtgttttttattttaacctgaTATTTCATTAAAATACAGAATGCCAGTAAGActtttgtttgtgctgtggtGTTTCATCTTATCTCACTTCTGGTTTTCTCATCAAGCTTATTTCTTCTTTGTGGTCAAATACACATAAAACGCAGGCTGAGAAAGTTTCTGTTCAAAGTGAGAGACAACACAAAAGTGTGAGGGCCACATTCATAAAACAGCCAAAGGTAAAAGTAGCTTTTGATTGTCCGTTTTGGGGGAAAactaataaaaaggaaaaattaaagTACTCACTTTGGCATATTCTGTAGGTCACACATCTCCTTGTATCAGtgtcattttatattattatattgatGGTAGCGAGAGTCAGATCAATCCTATACAACACCAGGGATTAGTTTACACTGAGTAGCTCGTGACTCTTTAGTCCATCTCAAGTGCCTCCCTGTGGATGTAAGAACAAACTAGATGAATatggttatttatttatcatctTCATTAGTGATTCTTTACAAACTTTGCCATAAAAAGTAAGTAAATTTGTGTTTGCTCCATTATTTCTCTGTTGTAACAATGCTCTGCAATAAATCTTATATTGTTTGCAAGCCTGTTTGTTGCCCCTTAAATGGTGCCACATTTGTGAGTTGTTTCCATTATAAAATCGTCAAAGCCaaacagctttttctgctaTTGAGCTGCGGGTACCGGCAGGTGCCTGATTGCTGTTTTGCTAGGAGCACCTGTAAGCAGTCAGTTGGTGTCTGCTCCAAGCATGGCATGTTTGACTGATCTGGATAGGACTGTGCCATAGGACAACTTCAAGTGGGTGTAGCAGCATTATTTGGACTGAGCCCTAGTATCATCTCCAAATTGAAAGCCAAGATCCATAAATGTCAGAGAAAGGCTGCAAACTAGGCATCCCAAGAACACCTCAAACTGTCAGCAAGCACAGAAACGGTAAGCATTTATATATCCAGTCAAGGTTTGCAGGATGATATGGCCGATGGCTGTTTACCCATACAACCTGGAACAGACTTCACACAGCCAGTCTCTGGTCTCATAGTGCTGCGAGGAGGCCTGCCGTGATTGCCCTTCGCCATCAGGTCCATTTGCACTGGTGTCGGCAAGATGTGCACTGGAACCTGAACATGTGGAGAATCATTAGCAATGTTGAGCAATGACAGTGTAGTTTGACTGAAACCAACCCCACTGAACACTTGTTTGATCAGTTTGGGCATGCTGTTCATGCCATAGTGGCACAACCACACTGGTTGACTTCTTAACGCTGGTTGAAGAATGGGATGCCAACACAGCAGTTTGTGACCAACACGAGGAGGAGGTGCCAGACTCTTTTGCCAATTAATACTTCTTCCCCCAtttgttaaatgaataaattgttAAATTGCTAACATGTCTTGTTCCTTCAGACTTCAAATATCCAAACCAATAAATAACACCAAACCAGAATCAGTAGCAGAATGAGCTGTTTGGCATTGGCAGAGAAGATTTAGCAGGCTTTTTATTGGTCCAACTCACATACTCACCTCTGCTGCTTAACCCACAAACAAATGTTGCACCATTTATGGACAAGAAAATAGGTTTTCCAGCAGGCTTATTATCAAAGCAGACCACtttaaatctgatttatttgCATAAAAGCAGGTAGGGCTCAGATTGGCCTGCATAGCTTTAAAGCTACATTTTAAATGTAGTATGTAGTATGTAAATGTAGTAAATAAGTGATCAGTTTTCATTACTTTAACTCTAATTTCATAAATAGtgatattaaaatgaaaatgcaaattTAAAAGACTTTAAATATTTGCACCTATTAGTGATGCTGATAGGCTGAATTAAACCTAATAGTTGTTGCCTTTATTTAAGGCTCAAATTCGTTTGTGTTCAGAAACTGTTCAGATGTGGCTGTATTGATAGTATTGATAGCCCATTCATCTTCTCCTTAGCCCCCGCTGGTTTATATGGCATAACAGCAGctttttaataaaatgtctttttacgCATGTCAGCGGAGCTCTTGCTGCCTGTGGAACAAATCCGATTCTGTGCCAACAGATGGTGCTGGAAGTCAGCCAGCAGGTGGTGCTGTAGTGTAGTCATGTTTAGACACCAGTGCTGTGCAGAGATTTTATCACCTTTAATTCTTACGGCTCTCATTTCAGTGCCATCTGATCAGACCCAGATTTATTTTACAGCATGACAGCGAGTCCAAAAATACAGCCAGAGGCATAAAGCACCGTGTTCAGCTGTGAGGAGGAACAAGTAGCTTCATCCTGCAACAGATGGCTTGGCCTCCACAGAGCCCTGATCTCTGGGATTACATGAAGACACAAAAGACGCTGAGACAGAGTAAATCCACGGCAGAACTGTGGCGAGCTCACAGAGGTGTTTGGAACAACCAGCGCCTGtctcaaaaaaaccaaaaatatacCTCTATGAGAGCTGGTGACATAAAATATCAGCTGGATTTATTCACTAACCTTTGTGCGAAGGGGATTCATAAAGAAACACAATGAAAAGAAGTACTCCTAAGAGCATTATCACTGTATTTATGTGCCTTTAACTTCTAACCTTTAAGGCATGTTATAGCTCTGGAATAAATCTATTTGTCAAGACTACTGGTTTTGtagtttaaaatgttaaaaaaaattatttttttttttatttttttttttttgctgcagaaTTTAGACATCTTTTCCATAAAGGCAGATTTAGaatatgtaaaaaatattttttagacATTTACACATTTCTGTGGGCTAATTAAGTGGAGTAATTGCTGTGGTAGCACACTGTTTACTTGCAGATCtcaaaatagaatacaaatgagCAGATGAACTGAAATTAAGACAAAAAAACAGTGTAATTAGGGACTGTGTACAAAAGACCTGATGGACTACACAAATAAGCATTAAAATGAAATCTACTCTATCAACGAGCTAGCACTGGACCTGCCAGGGAGATCACATTTCCCTGAagagaataaaaatgtaaagaggCGGTGATCATATGTTAAACACACACGAGTCATATGAATGGGCTCCAACAGCTAATCCTTTGCTGGAGAGGCTGCTGACAGTCATGTGTGTGCAGTACATTTTCAGCTGCTATGTGTTCACCTTTTAATGCTTGTGAGTGTTTTGTTATTTGATTCATGTGAGAAAAGTGAACAAATTCAAGGATCTCCTAAATTCTCAGTTATGTTGCATTATACAAGTTTCCATAAAGAAAAGCTATCCACTGGGAGGTAAGCCCACATGTAAATCCACTCACCTATCTGGAAATAATACAGGAAATAAAATACATTCTTTGGGAAAGTAAATACGTTAAATCTACTTAGCAAAGTCGCAGTGGAGCTGGAAGGTGCCAGACTTGTGTGATAGCTTTACAAGTTGtgcacttcttcttcttttttttagcaaCATAACTTACAAAAGGTATCTAAAGGGCATTTTAGTTGGTGCTGAATGCTGCTTGAGTCATACATCTCTTGTAGataagaaggaaaagaaaatgaaacaccATGGGTTAAAATTTTGATTTTGACCATTTAAACAGACGAATGtgtttttacttaaaaaaaaaaacaaaaaaaaaaacaaaaacaaaagttaaacCAAAAGTGTCAGAAGAAACTTTTAATGCCTGGCTTTCAAGAGACTGAAATTCATGTGGATTTAAACTGAGCTTCAAATATGTGAACATTAACTAGTGATCGACACAGATTCATCTCTGAGCCTTCAGTGGAATACAGCAGTAAAATCAGTAAAACAAGCTACTGCGATTAAGCTGATTTGATTTGGCTTAAACTTTATTATTCATCCTACTAGTAACAAAAGTAGCAAAATATTCTGCAAAACAATCTCTCTTTAATTACAGCAAACATACACTTAATCACGATCTGATCAAATTTAAAGATGACTAAAATCAAAGTTTAAGCAAGTCTAAATTTTGGGGTGGAAGAGCCCTTTAGCTGACACCAGAAACACCCATTTTCATGTTGGTGTCACCTTGAAATGACGACTCGGGGTGCATCTTCAGGCTTTGCTCAGTTTCTTGAGTAGTTATTTGATATTTGGTCTCCTAAAGAGTTTCTTCTCTTATTTTAAGTCCGAATTTCCCCGAAAGGTATTGCCCTGCAGAAAACAGCACACCACAGACATGCCCTGTAGGCTCCTGTGCTGGAGGGTGGATGGATGGCTGAATGCTTAATATGGACTCAGGGTTGCTGTGTTTTCTCGCTGTGTCTACATTAaactgtttatttgttgttgtattttaaaattataGGGTGCAGACGCCGCTTATGGTGGAgtctgctgtttattttaaacCTAATAATTAATACGCCAGCTTGCAGTGACGACTAGCGTTTCAACCGCAGTAAGTGCAgcttgcagcagcagcagagcgtACCATAATTCATGGACGGGGCAAAAAAACTCATagcatgttttaataataaatgcatTATGTGACGTACAATCAATTTGAAATTCCCTTTCAAATGCCTTTAATTTAGAAACGATATTTTAATATGTAATATGTTTCAAGGTGTATGTAATAATCAGCAGTTGTAGGTTATATTAATGTCTGTTTGTGTCGAGCACCCCACTCCCTTACCCCCCGGGAAAATCCCTAAATGGAACCTTCCTGGATGGTTGGCCACGTGACTTTTTCCGTTTCGCCATTTTCCCCTCTTCTACACCGGTCCTCTTGCTGCCCGCTACGTTATCGCCCCCCTCCCAGTGTTTTAAGCTGCCCGAAAGCCCAAGGTGGGATAGGGGAAGCCCTGACGAGAAGTCCGTCTGCTCCGTAGCCGTATCGCCCTGAGGAAATAGTGCGAGAATGTCTTCTGAGGAGAGCCCCGAGTACTCGCCTTTCTTCGCCGTGATGGGTGCCTCTGCGGCCATGGTCTTCAGCGGTAACTACACCAGCTTCTTCATCTTGGCATCCTCGTTTTCGCTGTCATAACGCTAACGGCGGGTTAGCTCGGCCAGGTGTTGACTTCGTGGGGCGATGTTAAAGACCAACCAGCGGCGGGGTTTGTGCGGAGAGAAGCCCCGGCGCTTTCTCGGCTCGCACACCTGCCAGGGGATGCGTTGCGAAGGAGAGGCGAGGGCAAGGGGGAGGGATTCCATCGACATCAAGCTGCTGTCCTCACCTTGCTCTTGCAGGCTGCAACGATGTGTCCCGGTTGCTGCTGGTTGGTGACGCACACCCATCAACGGAGGTGGCAGCTGACCTGGTCAGGCCATCTGTAATCTGCCATAATGGGGTTATTTCACGGAAACAGGAAGGCCAGAGATCTTGATGGAGGAAACATGGCATCCTCGTTAAAGGTTGCCGAGGTTTTATTAGTTTAAATGAGCTCCTGTGTTACTGGAGAGGAGGCAGCATCGAAGGCCTAAAGATCAGCGGGAGAAATTAAAAGGGGGAAATCCACCCATTCATTTGCACCGCCTGTCGTGCAGTGTGGAGCACACCCACTGAAAGGTTCACAGTGTGCTCGTGGTGGGAGACATTTTTTGGCCAAGTTAAGCCAATCAAGTGATGGTAATTCTTGCTGATGCAAGCAACTGTGTTCGTGACAGGCCGGGCTCATTTTTGCACCGATGAAACAGCAACATATATTCAACATTAGGCCAGAAATAGCTGTAGCATTTAAACTGTGTTGTTTGGCCCTGGAAATGTGGACgcttatatattttaaaaaaaatctcacccACCAAATAGGGTTTTCAGGACTctgatttttttacatttttaaatataggGTGTTATGTCCTAAAATAACAGGAGAAAGGA contains these protein-coding regions:
- the ypel3 gene encoding protein yippee-like 3 gives rise to the protein MVKLTKAKTFQAYLDSCHRRYSCVHCRAHLANHDDLISKSFQGSQGRAYLFNSVVNVGCGPAEERLLLTGLHAVADIYCENCHTTLGWKYEQAFELSQKYKEGKYIIELSHMIKDNGWD